The following proteins are encoded in a genomic region of Brachypodium distachyon strain Bd21 chromosome 1, Brachypodium_distachyon_v3.0, whole genome shotgun sequence:
- the LOC104582429 gene encoding EPIDERMAL PATTERNING FACTOR-like protein 4: protein MGRPSRRGLLAAALLLLFVFFSAAALGASAARTGRRSRVVGGGAVEEGEKYWWDPAAAAAAAGGRRRELVGPGSSPPTCRSRCGGCHPCRPVHVAIQPGVSFPLEYYPEAWRCKCGDRLFMP from the exons ATGGGCCGGCcgagccgccgcggcctcctcgccgcggcgctgctcctcctcttcgtcttcttctccgccgctgccctcg GCGCGAGCGCGGCGAGGACCGGCCGGAGGAGCCGCGTCGTTGGTGGCggagcggtggaggagggggagaagtACTGGTGGGaccctgcggcggcggcggcggcggcgggggggaggcggagggagCTGGTGGGGCCGgggtcgtcgccgccgacgtgcCGGAGCCGGTGCGGGGGGTGCCACCCGTGCCGGCCGGTGCACGTGGCCATCCAGCCGGGAGTCAGCTTCCCGCTCGAGTACTACCCGGAGGCATGGCGCTGCAAGTGCGGCGACAGGCTATTCATGCCCTGA
- the LOC100825787 gene encoding protein crumbs homolog 1, whose protein sequence is MVAAAARRAAALALALLVAAAGVAVADDFFSPLSPLLAPVIGSLCKAVACGKGNCTATTGLPGYRCDCDPGWKQMHVGDSLRFLPCVIPNCTIDRACSNDTSAPAPAPSPRNFSLSPDPCEVAYCGSGGTCKNGTGLSYHCECKQGFSNLLNMTTMPCFQECSIGADCAGIGILPSTNSQTPPPPPGSASASNNCHAPAPGWVSQQILLPLLILASLAMGQAT, encoded by the exons atggtggcagcagcagcaaggagagcggcggccttggccttggcgttgctcgtcgccgccgcgggggtggccgtcgccgacgacTTCTTCTCCCCTCTCAGCCCGCTCCTCGCCCCCGTGATTG GGTCGCTGTGCAAGGCGGTGGCGTGCGGGAAGGGGAACTGCACGGCGACGACCGGGCTGCCGGGGTACAGGTGCGACTGCGACCCCGGCTGGAAGCAGATGCACGTCGGCGATAGCCTCAGGTTCCTCCCCTGCGTCATCCCCAACT GTACCATTGATCGTGCATGTTCTAACGACACGTCAGCGCCAGCACCGGCACCTTCACCCAGAAATTTCTCCCTCTCGCCAGACC CTTGTGAAGTGGCTTACTGCGGTTCTGGGGGCACTTGCAAGAACGGCACAGGGCTCAGCTACCACTGCGAGTGCAAGCAGGGCTTCAGTAATCTTCTGAACATGACCACGATGCCTTGTTTCCAAGAAT GCTCAATCGGAGCAGATTGTGCGGGCATCGGGATCCTTCCATCAACAAACTCACaaactccaccaccaccacccggCTCCGCTAGTGCTTCTAACAACTGCCATGCACCTGCTCCAG GATGGGTTTCGCAGCAgattctactccctctgctTATACTGGCCTCGCTGGCCATGGGTCAGGCGACATGA
- the LOC100826103 gene encoding protein IQ-DOMAIN 1, whose translation MGKAARWLRSFLGAGGKKDSKRDSRATTHAEAPLPGATPKEKIRWSFRRPVVLPAAAEQLAASAAVGASRPRPAPEPETVVLFDQKKHAAADVAAATVVRLSSRSKAPPPASIILAEAAAAVRIQATFRGYLARTALCALRGIVKLQAVVRGQLVRKQAKATLRCMQALLAAQSQLRAHRMRFLQIQVPDQPPPPSRPRHHPRHRRPSYETNMRSCEENAKAVETDYSGGKGDRQRQCSPAPSSGMTTELSPTMASSWHLDASSSPQSQNVSAGADPPSYMGNTESSRAKARSQSAPRQRAMAMDAHAHAQLERQPSGRRKGAEHRSVPRGARMQRSSSQQQQQQSGSSSFFRPWSSSVKLDSSSASLRDRDRDRDSECGSTTSSVLTAATTVYSRTRSLVGLEVRRGLY comes from the exons atggggaaggcggcgaggtGGCTGAGGTCCTTcctgggcgccggcgggaagaaGGATTCCAAGAGGGACAGCAGGGCGACGACGCACGCCGAGGCGCCGTTGCCGGGAGCGACCCCGAAGGAGAAGATCAGGTGGAGCTTCCGGCGGCCCGTGGTGCTGCCAGCGGCAGCCGAGCAACTGGCCGCCAGTGCCGCCGTAGGCGCGTCCCGgccacggccggcgccggagccggagacggTGGTACTGTTCGATCAGAAGAAGCACGCCGCGGCAGacgtggcggcggccacggtTGTGCGTCTCTCCTCTCGCAGcaaggcgccgccgcctgcgagCATCATCCtcgccgaggcggcggcggctgtcaGGATCCAGGCAACATTCAGAGGCTATCTG GCAAGGACGGCGCTGTGCGCGCTGCGGGGCATAGTGAAGCTGCAAGCCGTGGTGCGAGGGCAGCTGGTGAGGAAGCAGGCCAAGGCGACGCTCCGGTGCATGCAGGCTCTCCTGGCGGCGCAGTCCCAGCTGCGCGCGCACCGGATGCGCTTCCTCCAGATCCAAGTCCCAGaccagccgccaccgcccagcAGGCCGCGGCACCACCCCAGGCACCGCAGACCCTCCTACGAAACGAACATGAGGTCGTGCGAGGAGAACGCCAAGGCCGTGGAGACGGACTACAGCGGCGGCAAGGGCGACAGGCAAAGGCAgtgctcgccggcgccgtcgtcggggATGACGACGGAGCTGAGCCCGACGATGGCGAGCAGCTGGCACCTGGATGCGTCCAGCAGCCCACAGTCCCAGAACGTGTCGGCGGGCGCGGACCCGCCGAGCTACATGGGGAACACGGAGTCGTCGAGGGCCAAGGCGCGGTCGCAGAGCGCGCCCAGGCAGcgcgccatggccatggacgCGCACGCGCACGCGCAGCTGGAGCGGCAGCCGAGCggcaggaggaagggcgccgAGCACAGGAGCGTGCCCAGGGGCGCCAGGATGCAgcgctcctcctcccagcagcagcagcagcagtccgGCAGCTCCTCGTTCTTCCGGCCATGGTCGTCGTCGGTGAAGCTGGACTCGTCTAGCGCCTCGCTCAGGGACAGGGACAGGGACAGGGACAGCGAGTGCGGGTCCACCACCAGCTCCGtcctcaccgccgccaccaccgtctACAGCCGGACCCGCTCGCTCGTCGGACTCGAG gtaCGCAGGGGCCTGTACTGA